Proteins from a single region of Herpetosiphonaceae bacterium:
- a CDS encoding DUF433 domain-containing protein yields the protein MRTQVTEMVGGEPYHYYPLGQYVVRAIGVCGERPTFKYTRIEITGVLERLTAGETIDDIVQGFQGRVSREAIEEAAHIMTTH from the coding sequence ATGCGAACACAAGTCACTGAAATGGTTGGTGGCGAGCCGTACCATTACTATCCCCTTGGGCAATACGTCGTCCGGGCGATCGGGGTTTGTGGAGAGCGGCCAACGTTCAAATATACACGCATCGAAATTACAGGCGTGCTTGAGCGCCTGACGGCTGGTGAAACAATCGACGACATCGTGCAAGGATTTCAAGGTCGCGTCTCGCGTGAGGCAATCGAGGAGGCAGCCCACATTATGACAACACACTAA